The following proteins are co-located in the Nomia melanderi isolate GNS246 chromosome 1, iyNomMela1, whole genome shotgun sequence genome:
- the Tdh gene encoding L-threonine dehydrogenase: MWCRKFLDTPRRLSTSILRDFHVSSTFSSQNLKENKDNTLDTVKKPPRILITGGLGQLGTECAKLLRKNYGNENVILSDIIKPTEESLSSGPFIFADILDFKGLQKIVVDYRIDWLIHFSALLSAIGEQNVPLAVRVNIEGMHNVIELAKQYKLRIFIPSTIGAFGPDSPRNPTPNVTVQRPRTIYGVSKVHAELLGEYYHHRFGLDFRCLRFPGVISSDPPGGGTTDYAVAVFHEGLTAKRYECYLEPYTRLPMMYIEDCLSALFQFLNTPNEKLQRRVYNVTAMSFTPEELFSELKKHVPDLKITYKPDGRQCIAENWPQVFDDSEARRDWGWRHKYNLERLVESMIRDVKANFLSKKALKEVNSYV, encoded by the exons ATGTGGTGCCGGAAGTTCTTAGATACCCCCCGACGTTTGTCGACGAGCATTTTAAGAGATTTCCACGTTAGTAGTACTTTTTCTTCCCAAAAtcttaaagaaaataaagataataCCTTGGACACAGTGAAGAAACCGCCGAGGATATTGATTACTG GTGGTCTCGGGCAGTTAGGCACCGAGTGCGCGAAACTGCTCCGAAAAAATTATGGCAACGAGAACGTGATACTCTCCGACATAATCAAACCGACCGAGGAAAGTCTGTCATCCGGTCCCTTCATCTTCGCCGACATTCTCGACTTCAAGGGCCTCCAGAAGATCGTGGTGGACTACAGGATCGATTGGTTGATACACTTCAGCGCTCTCCTCAGCGCTATCGGCGAGCAAAACGTCCCTCTCGCAGTGAGAGTTAACATAGAAG GTATGCACAATGTGATCGAGCTGGCGAAACAGTACAAGCTGAGGATATTCATTCCGTCGACCATCGGTGCGTTCGGTCCCGATTCACCGAGGAATCCCACCCCGAATGTCACTGTCCAAAGGCCCAGGACAATTTATGGTGTCAGTAAAGTACACGCCGAGCTATTGGGCGAGTACTATCACCATAGATTCGGTCTTGACTTCCGGTGTCTTCGATTTCCGGGGGTCATCAGCAGCGACCCACCCGGTGGTGGAACCACAG ATTACGCCGTAGCGGTGTTCCACGAGGGATTAACTGCCAAAAGATACGAGTGTTATTTGGAGCCTTACACTAGGCTGCCGATGATGTACATAGAGGATTGTCTGTCAGCGTTGTTTCAATTCTTGAACACTCCGAACGAAAAATTGCAGAGACGAGTTTATAATGTCACCGCGATGAGCTTCACGCCGGAAGAACTGTTCAGCGAGCTTAAGAAACACGTTCCCGATTTAAAGATTACGTATAAACCGGATGGACGACAATGCATCG CTGAAAATTGGCCGCAAGTGTTCGACGATAGCGAAGCGCGACGGGATTGGGGGTGGCGGCACAAGTACAATTTAGAGAGACTAGTGGAGTCAATGATACGCGACGTGAAGGCGAACTTTTTATCGAAAAAGGCATTGAAAGAGGTCAATAGCTACGTATAA